A segment of the Aromatoleum aromaticum EbN1 genome:
GCCGGTCGATACGCCGGTCGTGGAGCTGATCCGCCTGGCCAAGGACAAGCTCAAGCGGCGCATCCCGCCGCGTGAGGTGTCACGCAGCGAAGCGCCCGTGTACGAGAACACGCTGACCGGTGACCAGATCGACCTGAACCTGTTGCCGATTCCGAAGCACTGGCCGCTCGACGGCGGCCGCTACGCTGGCACCGCGGATGCGGTGATCACGCGGGATCCGGACAGCGGTTACATCAACATCGGTACCTACCGGATGATGCTGCAGGGGAAGAACCAGGTCGGCCTGTACATGTCCCCGGGCAAGGATGCGCGCCTCCATATCACCCGTGCCTGGGAACGGGGGGAGTCGATCCAGGTTGCGGCGGCGTGGGGCATTGATCCGCTGTTCATGATGGTCGGGTCGCAGACGTTCCCGAAGAACGTATCCGAGTACGAATTTGCCGGCGGCATCAAGGGGCAGGCGATCCCGGTGGTGCGCGGCACGACGACCGATCTGCTGTTGCCGGCCAACGCCGAACTGGTGATCGAGGGCATCATCCGGCCGGGTTCGGTCAAGCCTGAAGGCCCGTTCGGCGAATTCCCGGGCTACTACGGCCGGCCTGAAGCAGGCTGCCCGCTGGTGGAGGTCACCGCGGTCCATTACCGTTCCAAGCCGATCCTGACCAACGCGCTGATGGCGGATTACCCGTCCTGCGAGCAGAGCGGCTTCTTCTCCGTCGTGCGTTCGGCCAAGATCTGGGACGACCTCGACAAGCTCGGCATCCCGGGTATCCACGGAGTCTACGCGCATCCTGCCGCGGCCGGCGGTTTCGGCGTCACAGTGATCAGTCTCGAGCAGCGCTACGCGGGCCATGCCGCCCAGGCGCTGGCGCTGGCTGCGCAGTGTCCCGGCGGCGCGTACTACACCAAGCTGATCATCGCGGTGGATGAGGACATCGACCCCACCGACATGGATCAGGTGATCTGGGCGATGGCCAGCCGCTGCAATCCGATTGACGACATCGACATCCTGCGCAACACCTGGAGCACCTGGCTCGACCCAACGCAGAACCCGCCGGAAAACCGCCCCTACGGCTCCAAGGCACTGATCAACGCGTGCAAGGAACACCGTCACCTGCCGGTGTTCTCGAAGCGCACGACGCTGAGCCGCAGCACTTACGACAAGGTCGCCTCACGCTGGCAGGAGCTGGGCCTGCCGGGCCGGATCCCGAGCGTGCGCGCGTTCGAGGAAGAGCACAAGATCGTCTATCACGAGGTCGGCGGCTTCGAGCCGGGCAAGCAGCCCGGCGAAGAATGAGCGGGTGACGGGAGCAACGCCATGAAGATAACGAAAGTGGAAGTGATTCCGATCTCGACGCCGATGAAGCGTGCGCAGCTGATGCGGGGGGCGACGCTGGCGCGCATCGACGGGGTGCTGCTGAAGCTCCACAGCGACGAAGGGCTGGTGGGGATTGCCGATGCGGGCGACACCTCGTCGTGGTATCGCGGCGAGACGCAGGATTCGATCACGTCGATGATCTGCGACTTTTTCGCGCCCAAAGTGCTGCTCGGCGAGGACCCGACGAAGATCGAGAAGATCGTCGGGCGGATGGACATCCTGACGCGCGACAACAACCAGGCGAAGGCGACGGTGGACTTTGCGCTGCACGACCTGGTGGGCAAGCGCTTCGGGGTGCCGGTGTACCAGCTGCTCGGGGGCAAGACGATCGAGCGCATTCCGCTGGGGCTGGTGCTCGGGGCGGGCGAGCCCGAAGCGGTGGCCGAAGAGGCGCTGGCGGTGCTGCGGGAAGGCTTTCACTTCGTCAAGCTCAAGGCGGGCGGGCCGCTGAAGGCCGACATCGCGATGGTGGCCGAAGTGCGTCGCGCGGTCGGCGACGACGTGGATCTGTTTATCGACATCAATGGCGCGTGGACCTACGACCAGGCGCTCACGACGATCCGCGCGCTGGAGAAGTACAACCTGTCGAAGATCGAGCAGCCGCTGCCGGCGTGGGACCTGGACGGGATGGCGCGGCTGCGCGGCAAGGTCGCCACGCCGATCTACGCCGACGAGTCGGCGCAGGAGCTGCACGACCTGTTGGCGATCATCAACAAGGGCGCGGCCGACGGGCTGATGATCAAGACGCAGAAGGCGGGCGGGCTCTTGAAGGCGCAGCGCTGGCTGACGCTGGCGCGGCTGGCGAACCTGCCGGTGATCTGCGGCTGCATGGTGGGCTCGGGGCTCGAGGCGAGCCCGGCGGCGCACCTGCTGGCGGCCAACGACTGGATTGCGCAGTTCCCGCAGGAGAACGCCGGTCCGCTGCACATCCACGACTGCCTCAACAGCCGCGACATCGACAACGACATCGCGCTCAACGTGCCGCGCTTCGAAGGCGGCTACCTGTACCCGAACGACGGCCCGGGGCTGGGCATCGAGCTCAACGAGGACCTCGTCCGGCGCCTGGTCACCCCCGGCAAGGCGGCCCGCGTCGTCACCGCCTGAGAGCAGGGACTCCGCCGGAAAGATTGAATATCGGCGGCGTCCAAAAATTTTGTCGACAGCGTGTGGAATGTTTGCAGGGTAGCGAGTACCATGGCTAAAAATACTAATAAGCTCATTTTGTATACCGAGCTCTAAAAAATAACCGAAAGCCTGGAGGTGTTCTCCGGCTTGCCATCGGTGAAAACGAGGAGGGTGACGACAATGGTGCCTTACAGCGATGCCATCATGGCGCGCGTCGCGCAGGGGCAGGGCAGGCCGGCTTCCTGTTCATCCGGGGAGGGACGTGCGCCCTGTGGCGAGCGCAGCTTTGACGGCCCTTTGCTGTCGGTGCAGGGTTTGCACGTTGCATTCAATACTTCGAGAGGGCGCACCGAGGCGCTGACAGACGTGAGTTTCGACGTCGATCGCAACGAAGTCGTGGCGATCGTCGGGGAATCCGGTTCGGGCAAATCAGTCACCGCCCTGTCGATCATGGGCCTGTTGCCGAGGTCCGGTGAGGTAGCGGCCGGGCGGATCGCGTTCGAAGGACGGGACCTGTTGCGCCTGGATGCGAAGGCCATGCGCCAGATTCGTGGCCGTGACATCGCCATGATCTTCCAGGACCCGATGACCTCCCTCAACCCGATCCTGACCATCGGCTCCCAGATCACCGAGTCGTTGCGTATCCACAAGGGGATGGATGCCGCGCAGGCGCGCCATCGTGCGGCCGAGCTGCTGTCGCTGGTGGGCATCACCGATGCCGAGTCCCGCCTCGACCAGTATCCGCATCAGTTCTCCGGCGGGATGCGCCAGCGCGTCATGATCGCCATCGGGCTGGCGTGCGATCCGAAGTTGATCATCGCGGACGAGCCCACCACGGCGCTGGATGTGACGATCCAGGCGCAGATCCTGGAATTGATGAAGGACCTGTCGGTGCGCCTCGGCATCGCGATGGTCATCATTACCCACAACCTGGGAGTGGTCGCGCGCTACGCAGACCGTGTCGTCGTGATGTATGCGGGCAGGGTTGCCGAGCAGGGAAGTGCAGAGGCAGTGTTCTTCCGCCCGCGTCACCTGTACACCGCAGGCCTGCTGTGCTCGGTGCCGCGCCTCGATAGCGAACGATGCGCTCGTCTGGAGGCGATCGAAGGGCTGCCGCCCGATCTGGGCAAGCCGCAGGCGGGCTGCCGCTTTGCGCCCCGTTGCCCACATGAGGTCGCCGCGTGCAAGGAGACACCGGTCCTGCGGGCGACCGATACCGGCGGATTGTCGGCCTGTGTGCGTGCCGACGATCTTGCCGCCGGACGGATACATTGGCTGGGCAACCAGTACGGGGCTGCCGCGATCGCGCCCTCCCGTATCCCGGGAAAAGTGCTGGTCAGCGTCGAAGGGCTGGCGCGCGATTACGCGGTTCGCACCGGTTGGAGTGGCACGACCCGCACGGTCAAGGCGGTCTCCGACGTGAGTTTCACGATCGGCGTCGGCGAGACGCTGGGGCTGGTCGGCGAGTCCGGGTGTGGCAAATCCACCGTCGGGCGTTTGCTGCTCCGCCTGGAGGAGCCGACAGCCGGACGGATAGAATTTGACGGACGCGACGTCACCCATGCCGACCACGGCGAACTTCGATCGTTGCGACGCCGCTTCCAGGTGGTGTTTCAGGATCCCTACGCGTCGCTGAATCCGCGCAAGTCAATAGGCGACATCATCGCCGAGCCGCTGCGGGTGCACCGCATCACCGCGGGTCGGGCCGCGACGCGGCAGCGTGTCGAGGAACTGCTGGCGCAGGTGGGATTGCGTCCGGACCTGCATGACCGTTATCCGCACCAGATTTCCGGCGGGCAGCGCCAGCGGGTAGGAATCGCCCGCGCCCTCGCGATGGAACCGTCATTTATCGTCTGCGACGAGGCAGTGTCCGCGCTGGATGTGTCGATTCAGGGACAGATCGTCAACCTCCTGGCGGACCTGCAAGCGAAGTACGGCATCGCCTACCTTTTCATCGCCCATGACCTCGCGGTGGTGCGTCACATCTCGACACGGGTGATGGTCATGTACCTGGGACGTGTGATGGAGGTCGCGGACCGGGAAAGCCTCTACGGCGAGCCGCTGCATCCGTATACGCGCCTGCTGCTCGAGGCGGCACCCACACCCGACCCCGCCAAGGAAAAATTGCGTCACGCGGCCCTGATCCGTGGCGAGTTGCCGAGCCCGTTCTCACCCCCTTCCGGTTGTCCGTTCCGTACGCGTTGTCCGATGGCGGACGACGCATGCAGCCATACCGTTCCGGAACTAAGGGAAGTGCGCCCCGGCCATCGGGCGGCTTGCCTGAAACTCTGACTGGAGAAGATCCGTGTCCCGATATCTTGCCAACAAGTTGTTGCAGCTGATCATCACGCTGGCCGGGGTTGCCGCGCTGGTGTTCCTGTTGCTGCGCGTGCTTCCCGGGGATGTGGTGGAGGCGAAATTTCTGGCCGAGGGCGGCAGCGTGTCCGAGCAGGTCATCGCCGTGGAGCGTGCCCGACTCGGTCTCGATCGCCCGTTGCACGTACAGTTTGCCGACTGGATGGTCGGCCTGTCCCACTTCGAACTGGGGCGCTCGATGTGGACCGACCGACCGGTGGTGGACGAGATATCCAGCCGCCTGGGAGTGACGATGCAGGTGGCCGTGATGGCGACGATCATCGCCATTGTCATTGCCGTGCCGCTGGGCATCACCGCCGCGCTGACCCATGGCAGCTGGCTCGATCAGGCGATCCGGGTGTTGACCGTCGCCTGGCTGTCGGTGCCGGCGTTCTGGCTCGGCATGGTGCTGCTGCTGTGCCTGTTGCTGCTGTTCGACTGGATGCCGCCGATCGAGCCGATCTCGTTCATGAAGGATCCCGTCGCGAACCTCACGCAGCTGATCTGGCCTGCGCTGGTGGTCGGCGCCCGCATGTCGGCGATGATCGCGCGCATGCTCCGATCATCGCTGCTGGAAGTGCTCAACGAGGACTACATCCGGACGGCGCGCTCGAAGGGGGTGTCGGAGCGGGCCGTGGTGGTGCGGCACGCCCTCGGCAATGCGCTGCTCCCTGCGGTGACGGTGGTCGGCATGGAGTTCGCGTTCCTGCTCGGCGGCCTCGTCGTCACGGAGCAGGTTTTCAACTTGAACGGCATCGGCAAGCTACTCATTCAGGCCGTCAGTCAAAACGACTTCACCCTCATCCAGGGCCTGGTCATGCTGTTTGCCATCTTCTTCGTCACCGTGAACTTCGCGACGGATCTTCTCTACGCGGCGCTCGACCCCAGGGTGCGCCAGCGCTGAAGCGGTGAAAGAAATTACTGACACAAGCAGACGGGAGAAACCGACATGGAAGCGATCGCAGTGCCGCTGAAGAGCGTTGCGTCCCGGCAGGACCCAAGGAAGGCGAAGTGGCGGAAGGGAATCGGGCGGTTTGCCAGGGAGCAGCCACTCGGCCTCGCAAGCCTGCTGCTCATCTGCGTGATCCTGCTCGCAGGTATCTTCGCACCTTGGGTGGCGCCATTCGATCCGCTGGCGACCGACTATGCCAACCTGCTCCAGGCGCCTGACCGGACGCATTGGGCCGGCACCGACGAGTTCGGGCGCGACATCTTTTCCCGACTCATCCACGGTGCTCGCACTGCGCTGATCATGGGCATCTGCGCCTCGCTGCTGGGGGGGATCGCCGGGGGGCTGCTGGGAGTCACGTCGGCATATTTCGGCGGCTGGATCGACACGGCCCTGCAGCGGCTCGTGGATATCCTGTTGTCCCTGCCGGTGATCATCCTGGCGCTGATCGTCGCGGCGGTGCTCGGGCGACGGGAAGTATTCAGCATCGATGTGAACCTGCTCTTCGCCGTGGCCATACCCTACATACCGAAGGCGGCGCGCGTGATCCGATCGGCCGCGCTGACGGTGCGCACCATGCCCTACATCGATGCGGCACGGGCAGCCGGTTTTTCGCACTCGCGCATCATCCTCGGGCACATGGCACCCAACCTGATCGCGCCGTGGCTGGTTCTGCTCTCCGCATTCACGGCCCAAACCATTCTTCTCGAGGCGGCGCTGTCATTCCTCGGAGTCGGCGTCGCAGATCCGACACCCTCGTGGGGCCTGATGCTGTCCGGCGTGGCAGTGCAGTCCTTCGCCCAGGCGCCATGGACGGTGCTGTTCCCCGGCCTGGCGATCAGCTTGACGGTGTTTGCATTCAGTTTGTTGGGCGATGCCTTGCGCGACACGCTCGATCCGAAGTTCCGCGAGTGAAGGGAATTGCGGTGGGCCGGGAAGTTCAGTTGGCAAATCTACAAGACAACAAGGAGGCGAGACAGTGAAAGCAAGGAAATGGATGGCCACGGTAGTGCCGGCGACGGCGGTTTTGTTCGCAGCCCAAGGACTCGCTTACGCCGAGCCGCAGCGCGGCGGCAACCTGGTATTTGCGGTGTCCCTGGGGGAGCCCGCTACGCTCGATTGCCATGCCGCGGGCTCGCTCAACGTGATGTATCGCGTGGCGCCCCATTATTCGACACTGCTGACGATCGATCCTGCCAACTATCCGAAGGTCGTCGGCGACGTGGCCGAATCGTGGACGGTCTCGGACGACGGTCTGGTCTATGAATTCAAGCTGCGGCCGAACATCAAGTTTCACGACGGCTCGGCACTGACCTCGGCGGACGTGCGCGCGAGCTTCGAGCGCATGCGCAATCCGCCTCCCGGCGTCGTTTCCGTGCGCAAGGAACTCTATAACGACGTCGCCGCCATCGACACGCCCGATCCGCAGACCGTGGTGTTCCGGCTGTCGCAGCCGAACGTCTCAATGCTCGCGCTGTTCGCGCAGCCCTACGGCTGCATCTATTCGGAGAGCCTGCTGGGTAGCGATCCTGCGTATCCCGCGAAAAAAGTGATGGGGTCGGGGCCGTTCAAGTTCGTGCACTACACGCCCGGGGCCGAATGGGTCGGGGAGAGGTTTCCGGAGTACTTCCGCCAGGGACTGCCGTATCTCGATGGCTTCAAGGCGCTGTCGCTGACGCCCGCGGCAACGGTCAACGCGCTCGCGGCCGGTCAGGTGATGGTGGATTTTCGTGGCGTCTCGCCGCTCGAGGCCGAACGCATCGTCGCCTCGCGGGGAAAAGAGGTGCAGATCTTCGAAGCGAACCCGGCCATCTCGACCCTTTTCATGGCTTCCGTGAATACCCAGAAGCCCGCCCTTGCAGACGTCCGGGTGCGCAAGGCGCTCGCCC
Coding sequences within it:
- a CDS encoding UbiD family decarboxylase, whose amino-acid sequence is MNKPFEASEVENNAGTEPIQDLREWLGRVEEMGELVRVKQPVDRDEEMSAVGYLLAKQDPSPAVLFEQAAGFEKSPIGARLLWNILGPSVKRVALTLEEPVDTPVVELIRLAKDKLKRRIPPREVSRSEAPVYENTLTGDQIDLNLLPIPKHWPLDGGRYAGTADAVITRDPDSGYINIGTYRMMLQGKNQVGLYMSPGKDARLHITRAWERGESIQVAAAWGIDPLFMMVGSQTFPKNVSEYEFAGGIKGQAIPVVRGTTTDLLLPANAELVIEGIIRPGSVKPEGPFGEFPGYYGRPEAGCPLVEVTAVHYRSKPILTNALMADYPSCEQSGFFSVVRSAKIWDDLDKLGIPGIHGVYAHPAAAGGFGVTVISLEQRYAGHAAQALALAAQCPGGAYYTKLIIAVDEDIDPTDMDQVIWAMASRCNPIDDIDILRNTWSTWLDPTQNPPENRPYGSKALINACKEHRHLPVFSKRTTLSRSTYDKVASRWQELGLPGRIPSVRAFEEEHKIVYHEVGGFEPGKQPGEE
- a CDS encoding mandelate racemase/muconate lactonizing enzyme family protein; the protein is MKITKVEVIPISTPMKRAQLMRGATLARIDGVLLKLHSDEGLVGIADAGDTSSWYRGETQDSITSMICDFFAPKVLLGEDPTKIEKIVGRMDILTRDNNQAKATVDFALHDLVGKRFGVPVYQLLGGKTIERIPLGLVLGAGEPEAVAEEALAVLREGFHFVKLKAGGPLKADIAMVAEVRRAVGDDVDLFIDINGAWTYDQALTTIRALEKYNLSKIEQPLPAWDLDGMARLRGKVATPIYADESAQELHDLLAIINKGAADGLMIKTQKAGGLLKAQRWLTLARLANLPVICGCMVGSGLEASPAAHLLAANDWIAQFPQENAGPLHIHDCLNSRDIDNDIALNVPRFEGGYLYPNDGPGLGIELNEDLVRRLVTPGKAARVVTA
- a CDS encoding ABC transporter ATP-binding protein; the protein is MVPYSDAIMARVAQGQGRPASCSSGEGRAPCGERSFDGPLLSVQGLHVAFNTSRGRTEALTDVSFDVDRNEVVAIVGESGSGKSVTALSIMGLLPRSGEVAAGRIAFEGRDLLRLDAKAMRQIRGRDIAMIFQDPMTSLNPILTIGSQITESLRIHKGMDAAQARHRAAELLSLVGITDAESRLDQYPHQFSGGMRQRVMIAIGLACDPKLIIADEPTTALDVTIQAQILELMKDLSVRLGIAMVIITHNLGVVARYADRVVVMYAGRVAEQGSAEAVFFRPRHLYTAGLLCSVPRLDSERCARLEAIEGLPPDLGKPQAGCRFAPRCPHEVAACKETPVLRATDTGGLSACVRADDLAAGRIHWLGNQYGAAAIAPSRIPGKVLVSVEGLARDYAVRTGWSGTTRTVKAVSDVSFTIGVGETLGLVGESGCGKSTVGRLLLRLEEPTAGRIEFDGRDVTHADHGELRSLRRRFQVVFQDPYASLNPRKSIGDIIAEPLRVHRITAGRAATRQRVEELLAQVGLRPDLHDRYPHQISGGQRQRVGIARALAMEPSFIVCDEAVSALDVSIQGQIVNLLADLQAKYGIAYLFIAHDLAVVRHISTRVMVMYLGRVMEVADRESLYGEPLHPYTRLLLEAAPTPDPAKEKLRHAALIRGELPSPFSPPSGCPFRTRCPMADDACSHTVPELREVRPGHRAACLKL
- a CDS encoding ABC transporter permease — protein: MSRYLANKLLQLIITLAGVAALVFLLLRVLPGDVVEAKFLAEGGSVSEQVIAVERARLGLDRPLHVQFADWMVGLSHFELGRSMWTDRPVVDEISSRLGVTMQVAVMATIIAIVIAVPLGITAALTHGSWLDQAIRVLTVAWLSVPAFWLGMVLLLCLLLLFDWMPPIEPISFMKDPVANLTQLIWPALVVGARMSAMIARMLRSSLLEVLNEDYIRTARSKGVSERAVVVRHALGNALLPAVTVVGMEFAFLLGGLVVTEQVFNLNGIGKLLIQAVSQNDFTLIQGLVMLFAIFFVTVNFATDLLYAALDPRVRQR
- a CDS encoding ABC transporter permease, with the protein product MEAIAVPLKSVASRQDPRKAKWRKGIGRFAREQPLGLASLLLICVILLAGIFAPWVAPFDPLATDYANLLQAPDRTHWAGTDEFGRDIFSRLIHGARTALIMGICASLLGGIAGGLLGVTSAYFGGWIDTALQRLVDILLSLPVIILALIVAAVLGRREVFSIDVNLLFAVAIPYIPKAARVIRSAALTVRTMPYIDAARAAGFSHSRIILGHMAPNLIAPWLVLLSAFTAQTILLEAALSFLGVGVADPTPSWGLMLSGVAVQSFAQAPWTVLFPGLAISLTVFAFSLLGDALRDTLDPKFRE
- a CDS encoding ABC transporter substrate-binding protein; this encodes MKARKWMATVVPATAVLFAAQGLAYAEPQRGGNLVFAVSLGEPATLDCHAAGSLNVMYRVAPHYSTLLTIDPANYPKVVGDVAESWTVSDDGLVYEFKLRPNIKFHDGSALTSADVRASFERMRNPPPGVVSVRKELYNDVAAIDTPDPQTVVFRLSQPNVSMLALFAQPYGCIYSESLLGSDPAYPAKKVMGSGPFKFVHYTPGAEWVGERFPEYFRQGLPYLDGFKALSLTPAATVNALAAGQVMVDFRGVSPLEAERIVASRGKEVQIFEANPAISTLFMASVNTQKPALADVRVRKALALALDHWGGSKAMERTSTLSVVGALARPGSEFARSNAELERLPGFGRDMEAARAEARRLLAEAGQTDLKLTFLNRKPWPFLGVYLIDQLRQVGVTMVQEQVEDPQFFARRRAGDFDLTVEYLPDYLDDPTAKWSNFISFERNPSNISRYSDKKVDALMEEQARIPDPAKRLAVIHGLEEHILNQGYTLPLFWGRRTTVVDSKLQGYVAAPTNYVGQDLSHFWLKH